The genomic interval TGACAACAATCGCGTCATCTTTGGCGGTCCGACCGGCAGTGACGCCATCGAGGGGACGATCAAGCTGGCCAAGTACAACACCGGCGGCGACGGTCTCATCGCGTTCCGCGGTGCGTACCATGGTGGCAGCGCTGGCGCACTCAGCCTCACAGCGGGTAAAAAGTACAAGGAGGACTATGCGCCGATGCTCCCGAACGTCCACCACGTGCCGTACCCCTTCGCACACGAGCAAGGGCTAGACCCTCAGGAAGCCAGCGACAGAGCACTGGCTAACGTCCGGGAACTTCTTGAAGACCCCTACAGTGGGTTCGCGAACCCCGCAGGCATCTGGGTTGAGCCGATCCAGGGCGAAGGTGGTATCGTCACCCCGCCGGAGGGCTTCCTGCCCGGGCTGAAAGAGATCGCCGAAAACAACGATATCCCGCTGATCGTTGACGAGATCCAGACCGGCTTCGGCCGCACTGGTGAGTGGTTCGCAAGCGATCACTACGACGTCACGCCGGACGCCATGCCTATGGCAAAGGCGATTGGCGGCATTGGGCTCCCGCTGTCGGGGACGATGTACCACGAGGACCTGGACACCTGGGAGGCTGGCGGCCACGTCGGTACCTACCGCGGCAACGCTCCGGCGATGGTCGGCGGAGTCCGCGCCATCGAGTACATCCGTGACAACGACCTGCTCGCCCACGCCCGCGAGGTCGGCAGCTACATCCGCGATCGGCTTCGTGAGTCCGCCGGCGTGAACGAGCGCCTTGTTGACGTGCGCGGTCGCGGCCTGTTCATCGGCGCTGAGTTCGCCGACAGCGAAGACCAGACCGGCAAGGAACTCGTCAAAGACATACAGGAAGACTGCTACAAGCGTGGTGTCCTCGTGTGGTCTGCTGGCCGACGTGGCAACGTGCTCCGACTGATCCCACCGCTCGTGCTCACACAGGAACAGGCCACCGCAGGAATGGACATCATCTGCGACGCCATCGAACAGCACGCGTCCTCTAGTCACAACTGAACCGATCGCCGCACCGATCGCATGACCGTCGTGCGATCGGGTTGCAGTGACTGTCACTGGCTATGATAGCTGTCACCGCGCTTCGGCTGACAGCAAGATGAGTACGTTTGTTCTACAATATCGATCCAGAGATCGACAACTCTCTGGTACTCATTTCAGAACCGTAAGATACGGCCCCATGTTATCTTAACCATCTGTATTAGTAAAATAACAATTCCGAAAACAGCGTAGAGCTGAATATCTGTGAACGGCCAAAAAAGGACGATACTGTCCGTTATACAGGAAGGGTATGGAATGCCATTGCACTATTCAGAGATATGGCTGACGACCTCAACTGGAAGTGATTGACATTCCAATAGTCATGGATTCACTCTTCACCAATAAGATCTTTGTTTCGAGAATACTGGGAGATGTGACACGTGATCTCCCTTATTACACGCGTGTAGCTGTCACTCTTCTCGATCGGTCCAGAAGTCGAACGACCGCCCAGGTGCGAACACGTCGAGGCCGACGGCTCGAACGTCGCCCGTGTTTTCGACACGGTGGCTCTCCCACGCATCTAGCCAGACTGAGTCATATTTCTCGAGGGCCACTTTGTCATCTTCAGTTGTTACGGTGAGTGTCCCTTCGAGACAGATACAAACCTGTTCGTTTTCGTGATCGTGCATTGGTGAGCTATGCCCCGGTGGTTTCTCGAACCACTCGAACGTGAACGCGTTGCTGCCGGCCATCGCAACGCGCTGCCAACCTTCATCGGGTTCGTATGTTTCCGCGTCGTCAAAGTCAACTGATTTCATAGAGTTCCACCTATTGATCCTCTGTCGATCGTAATAACAATGCTGCTAACGTAGCCAGAACCCGGTGATGACAGGAACGTGCCGATATTCTCAATCTCGATCGAAATGCCGATGCGGGTTCAAGGACTGCTCACCCAGTCGTCAAGCTTCTCAATTGAACTCGTCGATGAGTTCGGGGACGACATCGAAGAGGTCGTCGACGATCGCGTAGTCGGCGATGTCCATGATCGGCGCGTTGGGGTCGGTGTTGATCGCGACGATCGTCTCGGAGCCTTTCATGCCGGCGACGTGCTGAACGGCACCCGAAATACCGATCGCGATGTAGACATCGGGCGTGACGACCTTCCCGGACTGACCGACCTGGCGGTTTTTGGGCAGCCAGCCGTTGTCGACGATCGGACGCGACGAGGACAGCGTCGCATCGAGTGCGTCGGCCAGGTCGCGGATCATCTCGAGGTTCTCCTCTTCTTCGATCCCACGACCGACCGAGACCAGCAACTCGGCCTCGCTGATGTCGACGTCGCCACCGCCGACTTCCTCGAAGCCGGTGACG from Natrinema sp. HArc-T2 carries:
- a CDS encoding aspartate aminotransferase family protein, giving the protein MAVEQTFDDLHFTQEPEIETSIPGPESKKLLERQRRIDSSAIAYPKVVPIAIEEAKGATIRDADGNTFLDFFAGIGVLNVGHSNPYVMEAVQEQTEKVAHTIDFPTEARLDLIEALNDIAPGALPDNNRVIFGGPTGSDAIEGTIKLAKYNTGGDGLIAFRGAYHGGSAGALSLTAGKKYKEDYAPMLPNVHHVPYPFAHEQGLDPQEASDRALANVRELLEDPYSGFANPAGIWVEPIQGEGGIVTPPEGFLPGLKEIAENNDIPLIVDEIQTGFGRTGEWFASDHYDVTPDAMPMAKAIGGIGLPLSGTMYHEDLDTWEAGGHVGTYRGNAPAMVGGVRAIEYIRDNDLLAHAREVGSYIRDRLRESAGVNERLVDVRGRGLFIGAEFADSEDQTGKELVKDIQEDCYKRGVLVWSAGRRGNVLRLIPPLVLTQEQATAGMDIICDAIEQHASSSHN
- a CDS encoding cupin domain-containing protein, whose product is MKSVDFDDAETYEPDEGWQRVAMAGSNAFTFEWFEKPPGHSSPMHDHENEQVCICLEGTLTVTTEDDKVALEKYDSVWLDAWESHRVENTGDVRAVGLDVFAPGRSFDFWTDREE